A genomic region of Aspergillus oryzae RIB40 DNA, chromosome 1 contains the following coding sequences:
- a CDS encoding WD40 repeat domain-containing protein (predicted protein), whose amino-acid sequence MPNQSGSDISLTSSSSSVCPGDRDTRPGSSSCDTPAPSQHRRPPYSTQEGVPVTRDQQPVLSDTDAVSSAFNPTDPGISALMALPQYPSVATNEANFLAVSEVVNAVIDRDSYFRRVGGGDEGTIHRHSSPPTDLYMSDSEMTDVLSDLGGVPLAPYENGQLGMETLVHHLIDHATARRAISTISEDSEDEDEDAAALITHYDTPVNQDPSTPISEQDDLLDDAEKFYSDEDGGDYDEDFAEQIEAYQAGDLSEVDYDDFYRGLDHDLGSQATEVTGPDDHNYPSDGEDWSGGDLTGDPRFPASVIHGTTHERNFTIDQFISQWLVQSTAASIPSLPVISTAMPPSPISNILGWNPPAKIARPSGYTGDFYDIQQIPWWETLRVKRADARELRDLWYTSYHNLEYSNQRPGLRLSQEEFYFREKAMYTKHKATIEHFQLRNLMSVAAHNTVHFAQESKVYSWAPAYDDVSCLIDLSKPSAESGLHAPVKISTMKSAHDVAIAGGFAGEYAVRATGTQEGGVQGFVTKDPNGITNHIDVVPSRTSRSPMGIFASNDRHLRVLDVETNTFIADQELSRAINCTATSPDGRLRCVIGDSPDAWVVEADTGRPVHPLRGHRDFGFACAWSPDMRHIATSNQDKTVIIWDARTWRVLEKIESDVAGYRSLRYSPVGGGPRTLLLCEPADRISIINAQTYQTRQVHDFFGEIGGADYSPDGSTVWVANTDEHFGGFMEYERRQWGQRYGVRGLPNEWVRESDLDEDERCVLSERERQMRFWWNLSDEEHEGMLLV is encoded by the exons ATGCCTAATCAGAGTGGATCTGATATCTCTTTGACGTCGTCCAGCTCGTCAGTATGCCCAGGTGATCGCGATACGAGGCCCGGATCGTCGTCATGTGACACCCCGGCCCCGTCGCAGCATCGTCGGCCTCCTTATTCCACCCAAGAAGGCGTCCCGGTGACAAGGGATCAGCAACCGGTGTTGAGCGATACTGATGCGGTCTCAAGTGCTTTCAACCCGACGGACCCGGGTATCTCTGCCCTCATGGCGTTGCCTCAGTACCCGAGTGTCGCGACCAATGAAGCCAACTTTCTGGCTGTCTCAGAGGTCGTAAATGCGGTGATCGATCGCGATTCCTATTTTCGCCGTGTAGGGGGAGGGGATGAGGGAACCATCCATCGTCACTCATCGCCACCCACCGACTTGTACATGTCAGATTCAGAGATGACGGATGTATTGTCCGACCTGGGCGGGGTACCCCTCGCGCCGTATGAGAACGGGCAACTCGGCATGGAGACGCTGGTTCACCACTTGATCGATCACGCAACAGCCAGGCGCGCCATTTCCACGATTTCGGAAGATagtgaagacgaagacgaagatgccGCAGCCCTGATCACACACTACGACACCCCCGTGAATCAAGATCCGTCTACCCCGATCTCTGAGCAAGACGATCTCCTCGACGACGCGGAGAAGTTCTActcggatgaagatggcGGTGACTACGACGAAGATTTCGCTGAACAGATCGAAGCCTACCAGGCCGGGGACTTATCAGAAGTTGATTACGATGATTTCTATCGAGGCTTAGATCATGACCTTGGCTCGCAGGCAACAGAAGTCACTGGCCCTGACGACCACAACTATCCCTCCGATGGCGAGGATTGGAGCGGTGGAGACTTGACTGGCGATCCCCGCTTTCCTGCCTCCGTCATACACGGAACCA CCCATGAAAGGAACTTTACTATCGACCAGTTTATCTCTCAATGGCTTGTGCAGTCGACGGCGGCCTCGATACCGAGTCTTCCGGTTATCTCGACGGCAATGCCACCGAGTCCCATCTCCAACATCCTTGGCTGGAATCCTCCAGCAAAGATCGCACGGCCGAGTGGGTACACCGGAGACTTTTATGACATCCAACAGATCCCATGGTGGGAGACCTTACGAGTCAAGCGAGCAGACGCCCGGGAGCTGCGAGACCTCTGGTATACGTCGTACCATAACCTAGAGTACTCAAATCAACGGCCGGGGCTGCGACTATCTCAGGAGGAGTTCTACTTCCGGGAAAAGGCTATGTACACCAAGCATAAAGCTACGATCGAGCACTTTCAACTCCGGAATCTGATGTCGGTTGCAGCCCACAATACGGTGCACTTTGCCCAAGAGTCAAAAGTGTATTCCTGGGCGCCTGCCTATGATGACGTGAGCTGCTTGATCGATCTGTCCAAGCCGTCCGCCGAATCCGGATTGCATGCGCCCGTGAAGATCTCTACTATGAAATCGGCTCACGATGTTGCCATCGCTGGTGGGTTTGCAGGTGAATACGCTGTGCGAGCAACGGGCACGCAGGAAGGTGGCGTGCAAGGTTTCGTGACGAAGGACCCCAACGGGATCACTAACCATATCGATGTCGTCCCCAGTCGCACGAGCCGGTCCCCAATGGGCATCTTTGCATCCAACGACCGACACCTCCGCGTGCTGGATGTAGAGACCAACACCTTCATTGCAGATCAAGAGCTGTCGCGCGCCATTAATTGTACGGCGACGTCGCCGGATGGACGTTTGCGGTGTGTTATTGGTGACTCGCCCGACGCTTGGGTCGTTGAGGCAGACACGGGACGACCTGTACATCCCCTCCGAGGCCATCGCGATTTTGGGTTTGCATGCGCGTGGTCTCCCGATATGCGACATATCGCCACCAGCAACCAAGATAAGACAGTGATCATCTGGGATGCACGGACCTGGCGCGttctggagaagatcgagtCGGACGTCGCGGGGTATCGATCCCTCCGATATTCGCCGGTCGGCGGCGGCCCACGCACGCTACTGCTGTGCGAACCGGCTGATCGCATCTCGATCATCAACGCGCAAACATACCAAACGCGGCAGGTACACGACTTTTTTGGGGAAATCGGTGGTGCGGACTACTCTCCGGACGGCAGCACGGTCTGGGTTGCCAATACCGATGAGCATTTCGGTGGATTTATGGAATACGAGCGACGCCAATGGGGCCAGCGCTACGGAGTACGGGGCTTGCCTAATGAATGGGTGCGAGAGTCCGActtggacgaggatgagcgATGCGTTCTTAGCGAACGAGAGCGACAGATGCGTTTCTGGTGGAATTTAAGCGACGAAGAACATGAGGGGATGTTACTAGTGTAG
- a CDS encoding uncharacterized protein (predicted protein) codes for MGFSDLLQSAVSQAVSQATNSSGGNNNNNNQGGSNQGYGGDSYSERPSHGGNQGGYNDRPSQGYGGDSYNDRPSHGNQGGYNDRPSSGYGGDSYGGRPSHGNQGGYNDRPSSGYGGDSYNDRPSHGNQGGYNDRPSSGYGGDSYNDTSYNAPPPSHGGYHNSNPSSHGFSDSDVSPALAHAQQHSDSSSDSSLFSTALNFIKDKRGRSSSPDIDEDQMVQSHQQLYNDNDSSKAHDSNSLGAGAAMQALKMFSSGQSGGSSGGDQNAFIGMAMSQAAKLWEQKNSSGNVTDDKQSAVNKAAEMAMKMYMKSQGSGSSGSGGPALMNLAAKFLSK; via the exons atGGGTTTCTCTGACTTGCTCCAGTCCGCCGTCTCCCAGGCCGTTAGTCAAGCCACTAACAGCTCTGGcggcaacaacaacaacaacaaccaggGTGGTTCCAACCAGGGCTACGGAGGAGACTCTTACAGCGAGCGTCCCTCCCACGGCGGCAACCAAGGAGGCTACAACGACCGTCCCTCTCAGGGCTACGGAGGCGACTCCTACAACGACCGCCCTTCCCACGGCAACCAGGGAGGCTACAATGACCGTCCCTCTTCAGGCTACGGAGGAGACTCCTACGGCGGCCGTCCCTCCCACGGCAACCAGGGAGGCTACAACGACCGTCCCTCTTCAGGCTACGGAGGAGACTCCTACAACGACCGTCCCTCCCACGGCAACCAAGGAGGCTACAACGACCGTCCCTCTTCAGGCTACGGAGGAGACTCCTACAACGACACCTCCTACAACGCCCCACCCCCCTCCCACGGCGGCTACCAcaactccaacccctccTCCCACGGCTTCTCCGACAGCGACGTGAGCCCAGCCCTCGCCCACGCCCAACAGCACTCTGACTCCTCCTCCGACTCGTCCCTCTTCAGCACCGCCCTGAACTTCATCAAGGACAAGCGGGGCCGCTCTTCCTCCCCCGACATCGACGAGGACCAGATGGTCCAGTCCCACCAGCAGCTCTACAATGACAATGATAGCAGCAAGGCCCATGACTCGAACTCCCTGGGCGCTGGCGCTGCCATGCAGGCGCTGAAGATGTTTTCTTCCGGTCAGAGTGGTGGCTCTTCGGGCGGTGATCAGAATGCTTTCATTGGTATGGCTATGAGCCAGGCTGCTAAGCTTTGGGAACAGAAGAATTCGAGTGGCAATGTG ACCGATGATAAGCAGTCGGCTGTTAACAAGGCCGCTGAGATGGCTATGAAGATGTATATGAAGAGTCAGGGTAGTGGATCGTCTGGTAGCGGCGGGCCTGCTTTGATGAACTTGGCCGCCAAATTCCTGAGCAAATAG
- a CDS encoding class I myosin myoA (myosin class I heavy chain): MGHSRRPVGGEKKSRGFGRSKVADVGDGRQAGKPQVKKATFETTKKKDIGVSDLTLLSKISNEAINDNLKLRFEHDEIYTYIGHVLVSVNPFRDLGIYTDNVLDSYRGKNRLEVPPHVFAVAESSYYNMKSYKDNQCVIISGESGAGKTEAAKRIMQYIASVSGGSDSSIQQTKDMVLATNPLLESFGNAKTLRNNNSSRFGKYLELEFNANGEPVGANITNYLLEKSRVVGQIANERNFHIFYQFTKAAPQKYRDMFGVQQPQSYLYTSRSKCFDVPGVDDNAEFRDTLNAMGVIGMSEAEQDNVFRMLAAILWIGNVQFAEDDSGNAAISDQSVVDFVAYLLEVDPAQVNKALTIRIMETARGGRRGSVYEVPLNTVQALAVRDALSKAIYFNLFDWIVERVNQSLTAREPVANSIGILDIYGFEIFEKNSFEQLCINYVNEKLQQIFIQLTLKAEQDEYAREQIQWTPIKYFDNKVVCSLIEDKRPPGVFAALNDACATAHADSGAADNTFVGRLNFLGQNPNFENRQGQFIVKHYAGDVSYSVEGMTDKNKDQLLKDLLNLVGSSGNQFVHTLFPNQVNQDDKRRPPTASDKIKASANDLVATLMKAQPSYIRTIKPNDNKAPREYNVGNVLHQIKYLGLQENVRIRRAGFAYRQTFNKFVERFYLLSPKTSYAGDYTWTGDAESGARQILKDTSIPAEEYQMGITKVFVKTPETLFALEAMRDRYWHNMAIRIQRAWRNYLRYRIECAIRIQRFWRRTTGGLELLKVRDQGHQVLQGRKERRRMSLLGSRRFLGDYLGIGNKGGPGEMIRNGAGISGSDDILFSCRGEVLISKFGRSSKPSPRILVLTNRHVYIVAQILVNNQLQISAERTVPIGAIKAVSTSNLKDDWFSLIIGGQEPDPLINCVFKTEFFTHLQTALRGQLNLKVSENIEYNKKPGKLATVKAIKDPAASPNVDTYKSHTIHTSPGEPPSSVSKPTPKAKQVAARPVTKGKLLRPGGPGGGPSKLASRPASRPTPKPQPLPQSQPATAQPIPAPQPAAVPRPVPQPVAAAAASHTRNASSGSVRAPPPPPPASPPAPKKATAKALYDFTSAQSNELDIRAGDVVQIVSKEGNGWWLCMNMATSVQGWTPQAYLEEQVAPTPKPAPPPPPPAAPRASPVPSANGAAATAAAAKAKPAPPAPPAKRPNMAGRKAVPAPPPAPRDSAVSMNSQDSSGGSGRGTPNSTSNASLAGGLAEALRARQHAMQGKHDDDDEW, translated from the exons ATG GGACACTCACGACGTCCTGTTGgcggggagaagaagagtcgAGGCTTCGGTCGCTCGAAGGTCGCTGATGTAGGTGATGGGCGACAAGCGGGAAAACCTCAGGTCAAGAAGGCCACATTTGagacaacaaagaagaaggatattggTGTTTCGGATCTTACATTGCTGAGCAAGATCTCGAATGAAGCCATCAACGACAACCTGAAGCTTCGCTTCGAGCATGACGAAATCTAC ACGTACATCGGACATGTGTTGGTGTCCGTGAACCCGTTTCGAGACT TGGGCATCTATACCGATAATGTCCTCGACTCCTATCGGGGTAAGAATCGGCTAGAAGTTCCCCCTCACGTCTTCGCAGTTGCAGAATCCTCGTATTATAACATGAAATCCTACAAAGATAACCAATGTGTGATCATTTCCGGAGAGTCGGGTGCGGGGAAGACGGAGGCCGCGAAGCGGATCATGCAGTACATCGCCAGTGTATCCGGCGGAAGCGATTCGTCCATCCAACAGACGAAAGACATGGTTTTGGCCACAAACCCGCTCCTTGAATCATTCGGTAATGCGAAGACGCTGCGCAATAATAACTCTTCTCGGTTCGGAAAGTACCTGGAGTTGGAATTCAATGCTAATGGTGAGCCGGTTGGCGCCAACATCACCAACTACTTGCTGGAGAAATCGCGAGTCGTCGGTCAGATCGCCAACGAGCGAAACTTCCACATCTTCTACCAGTTCACCAAGGCAGCGCCGCAGAAATATCGAG ATATGTTTGGCGTACAGCAGCCCCAATCCTACCTGTATACAAGCCGCTCAAAATGCTTCGACGTGCCCGGAGTTGACGACAATGCCGAGTTCAGGGATACTCTGAATGCAATGGGGGTGATTGGGATGAGCGAAGCTGAACAGGACAACGTCTTCCGAATGCTCGCCGCCATTCTGTGGATTGGAAATGTTCAGTTCGCTGAGGATGATTCTGGAAACGCTGCTATCTCGGATCAGTCGGTTGTTGATTTTGTCGCTTATTTGCTGGAAGTCGATCCTGCCCAGGTGAACAAAGCGCTCACCATCCGCATCATGGAAACCGCCCGTGGAGGCCGTAGGGGATCAGTTTACGAAGTTCCTCTGAACACCGTCCAGGCCCTTGCCGTACGTGATGCGCTATCCAAGGCGATCTATTTCAATCTTTTCGATTGGATCGTTGAACGTGTCAATCAGTCCTTAACTGCCAGGGAACCCGTAGCGAACTCAATTGGAATTCTGGATATCTATGGTTTCGAaatcttcgagaagaactcTTTCGAACAGCTCTGCATTAATTATGTTAATGAGAAACTCCAGCAAATCTTCATCCAATTGACCCTGAAGGCTGAACAAGACGAATATGCTCGCGAGCAGATCCAGTGGACGCCGATCAAATACTTTGATAACAAGGTGGTATGCTCGTTGATTGAAGACAAGCGGCCACCTGGTGTTTTTGCTGCCCTCAATGACGCTTGTGCAACAGCGCATGCTGATTCTGGCGCTGCGGACAACACCTTTGTGGGAAGACTGAACTTCCTCGGGCAGAATCCAAACTTCGAGAACCGACAGGGTCAGTTTATTGTCAAGCACTACGCCGGTGATGTCAGTTACTCCGTAGAGGGCATGAcagacaagaacaaagaccAGCTGCTGAAGGATCTCCTGAACCTTGTCGGATCGAGCGGCAATCAGTTTGTCCACACGCTTTTCCCTAACCAGGTCAACCAAGATGATAAGAGACGTCCACCTACTGCTAGCGACAAGATTAAGGCTTCCGCTAACGACCTGGTGGCTACCTTGATGAAAGCTCAGCCATCATACATTCGTACCATCAAGCCAAACGACAACAAGGCCCCGAGAGAGTACAACGTTGGAAACGTTCTGCATCAAATCAAATACCTCGGTCTCCAGGAAAACGTCCGAATTCGACGTGCTGGTTTCGCTTATCGTCAAACTTTCAATAAGTTCGTGGAGCGTTTCTACCTTTTGTCCCCGAAAACGTCCTACGCCGGCGATTACACATGGACCGGCGACGCAGAATCAGGCGCTCGGCAGATCCTCAAGGACACTAGCATTCCCGCAGAGGAGTACCAGATGGGTATCACGAAGGTGTTCGTCAAGACCCCCGAAACGCTTTTTGCCCTAGAGGCTATGCGTGACCGGTATTGGCACAACATGGCTATTCGCATCCAGCGCGCATGGCGTAACTACCTTCGCTATCGTATTGAGTGCGCCATCCGCATTCAGCGATTCTGGCGTCGCACCACCGGCGGTCTTGAACTCCTTAAGGTGCGTGATCAAGGCCATCAGGTGCTCCAAGGTCGCAAGGAACGTCGCAGAATGAGTTTGCTCGGCTCTCGACGATTCCTTGGTGACTACCTTGGAATCGGTAACAAGGGTGGACCGGGAGAGATGATCCGCAACGGTGCAGGCATTAGCG GATCGGATGATatcctcttttcttgccGTGGTGAGGTCCTGATTTCCAAGTTTGGTCGGTCTAGTAAACCTTCTCCACGGATTCTTGTTTTG ACAAACCGGCATGTATATATCGTGGCACAAATTCTTGTCAATAACCAATTGCAAATTTCAGCTGAAAGAACGGTGCCGATTGGTGCCATCAAAGCTGTCAGCACCTCAAATTTGAAAGACGACTGGTTCTCCTTGATCATCGGTGGGCAGGAACCTGATCCTTTGATTAACTGTGTCTTCAAAACGGAATTTTTCACACATCTTCAGACCGCTTTGCGTGGGCAATTGAATCTGAAGGTTTCTGAGAA CATTGAATACAACAAGAAGCCCGGTAAGTTGGCTACGGTTAAAGCTATTAAGGATCCGGCCGCCTCTCCGAACGTTGATACCTACAAGAGCCACACTATTCACACCAGTCCCGGTGAGCCCCCGAGCTCGGTCTCCAAGCCGACGCCGAAAGCGAAGCAAGTTGCGGCACGGCCAGTCACCAAAGGAAAGCTGTTGCGCCCCGGAGGTCCTGGTGGCGGGCCATCGAAACTGGCGTCCAGACCTGCATCCAGACCTACACCCAAACCTCAACCTCTGCCTCAATCACAGCCGGCTACGGCGCAACCAATTCCTGCCCCTCAGCCTGCCGCCGTTCCTAGACCAGTTCCCCAGCCCGTTGCAGCCGCTGCCGCTTCTCATACACGGAATGCCTCATCCGGCTCCGTGAGagctccgcctccgccaccGCCAGCGAGTCCCCCGGCGCCGAAGAAAGCAACAGCGAAGGCCTTGTACGATTTCACTAGCGCACAGTCCAACGAGCTGGACATCCGGGCGGGAGATGTCGTGCAGATTGTATCGAAGGAAGGGAACG GTTGGTGGTTGTGCATGAACATGGCAACTTCCGTCCAGGGCTGGACCCCCCAGGCGtatcttgaagaacaagtCGCGCCTACGCCTAAGCCTGctcccccaccaccaccaccagccgCACCTAGGGCAAGCCCGGTGCCGTCTGCCAACGGAGCCGCCGCTACTGCGGCCGCGGCGAAGGCCAAACCAGCACCTCCTGCGCCACCTGCGAAGCGCCCGAACATGGCTGGAAGAAAAGCGGTGCCGGCACCTCCACCAGCGCCTCGGGACAGCGCCGTGAGCATGAACTCGCAGGACTCGTCTGGCGGTAGTGGTCGCGGGACGCCGAACAGCACCTCGAACGCCAGCCTAGCAGGAGGCCTCGCAGAGGCATTGAGAGCACGACAACACGCGATGCAAGGCAAGcacgatgatgatgatgagtggTGA
- a CDS encoding OPA3 family protein (predicted protein): MAQALHRFDMRLRLGAVRDNAASQKRAAAEAALRKHKPTSPTVKTEAEAKAEEDAIAKAKAAAEEAAKPAPKPHIRPLSESKAIESGATFISETFLFIVAGGLIVFESWRSRRKENTRREDVETRLAELEKSEKAAREALLAVEKELLAQKAKHGGLSKSSPRILPREVWDVERQQETEQVEEQGWWAWITSYLPVGQTPEQQAESVIKESKKTIPKAPMPVGEAVPAQAPSSHDQSLESKKA; the protein is encoded by the coding sequence ATGGCGCAAGCACTTCATCGGTTCGATATGCGCCTCCGGTTAGGTGCTGTCCGTGACAATGCCGCCTCTCAAAAACGAGCAGCTGCCGAAGCCGCTCTCAGGAAACACAAGCCCACATCCCCCACGGTCAAGACAGAGGCGGAGGcgaaagcagaagaagatgccatcGCAAAAGCCAAAGCGgccgccgaagaagcagcGAAACCAGCCCCGAAACCCCACATTCGACCCCTCTCGGAATCTAAGGCGATCGAGTCTGGCGCGACATTCATCAGTGAGACATTCTTATTCATTGTGGCAGGTGGTTTAATAGTATTCGAATCGTGGAGGTCCCGACGGAAAGAGAACACCCGAAGAGAGGATGTCGAGACTCGATTGGCCGAACTCGAAAAATCCGAAAAAGCCGCCCGAGAAGCTCTTCTGGCAGTGGAGAAAGAGCTTCTAGCACAGAAGGCAAAGCATGGCGGGCTGTCGAAATCGTCACCTAGAATTCTGCCCCGCGAGGTCTGGGACGTCGAGAGACAACAGGAAACAGAGCAGGTCGAAGAGCAAGGCTGGTGGGCTTGGATCACATCCTATCTACCAGTTGGTCAGACGCCAGAACAGCAAGCAGAATCAGTCATCAAGGAAAGTAAGAAGACAATTCCAAAGGCACCCATGCCTGTTGGCGAGGCAGTACCAGCACAGGCTCCCTCCAGCCACGACCAGAGTTTGGAGTCGAAAAAGGCTTGA